A window of Sphingobacterium kitahiroshimense genomic DNA:
GTGCGGTGAAGTTGCATACGGTACTGGATTACGATGGCTGTATGCCCAGCTTCGTGCATATTACCGATGGCAAAACACATGAATCCACCCTGGCAAAGACCCTATCCTTTCCCAAAGGATGTGTGGTAGTGGTGGATCGGGGCTATGTCGATTACGCCTGGATGAACGTTTTGGACAGCACTGGCTGCTTTTTCGTAACAAGGAGCAAATCCAATATGAAATATACGGTATTGAAGTCCTGGAAAAGCGATGAACTGAAAGAAGCCGGGGTGATTGAAGATCAGGTTATTGCCTTGGATGGCAGCTCAGCAGCTCGGTACGGAGATAAGAAGATGCGTCTTGTCCGGGTTTGGGACAGCATCAAAAATTTAGAATACGAGTTCCTGACCAATCATTTTCAGTGGAAGGCTGCCACCGTAGCTGCACTTTACAAAGAGCGCTGGGAGATCGAGACGTTCTTTAAACACCTCAAGCAGCGGCTGAAGGTCACCAGTTTTGTAGGCACCTCCCAGAATGCCGTTTACATCCAGATATGGACAGCCCTGATCGGGATATTACTCTTCAAGTATATTCAGAAAAGGGCGAAATATAGCTGGAACCTGTCAAATCTGGTGAATTTCATACGGCTGAATATCTTCGTGAAGATTGATCTGTGGAAATGGGCCGATGACCCGTTTATTTCGGGCAAACCGCCCGATCAAAATGGACAGTTTAACCTTTTCTGAAACGGACAGGGAGGATTTATTCGGAGAGTAACAATAAAATCTGCATGGAAACACCAGCAGATAGGGATTTATATGGCCCTAAAATTTATTTAGGACGGTACTGTAATGAAAATTATTAAACAAAATAGGCTTAAATTATGTTCTTAGATTGAAATATAGTAGTCGAAAAGTATCGAATAATGCATTTATTTTATAACAATTTGTCGATTATTAATCTATTGTCCCAATTTATGAGTTAG
This region includes:
- a CDS encoding IS4 family transposase; translated protein: MVNINVFSQILSLIDRGGFNFLVRKHESDKHHKGINSWTHLVSMLFCHLSSADSVRDISNGLRSTTGNMHHMGISRVPSKSNLSYMNAHRDHVLFRDLYIGLLDTLWQKQTHLRSELRMLKRKVLLMDATVIPLCLSVFDWARFRSAKGAVKLHTVLDYDGCMPSFVHITDGKTHESTLAKTLSFPKGCVVVVDRGYVDYAWMNVLDSTGCFFVTRSKSNMKYTVLKSWKSDELKEAGVIEDQVIALDGSSAARYGDKKMRLVRVWDSIKNLEYEFLTNHFQWKAATVAALYKERWEIETFFKHLKQRLKVTSFVGTSQNAVYIQIWTALIGILLFKYIQKRAKYSWNLSNLVNFIRLNIFVKIDLWKWADDPFISGKPPDQNGQFNLF